A section of the Petrimonas sulfuriphila genome encodes:
- a CDS encoding DUF4252 domain-containing protein, producing MKKILSILFLATVFVAGASAQQLEKLFDKYMEDERFNYVYQKKASMMDRLNDAGNVDVWVFDKSTTSLGRQMLTLNSADKSLDESFTREVENALKADKYEQVSIVRNGKNRVETYEKNTDKGIAKVSFIKNPGNIMVTLNVYAPRK from the coding sequence ATGAAAAAAATTCTTTCAATTTTATTTTTGGCAACCGTTTTTGTTGCCGGAGCATCGGCTCAACAACTCGAAAAGTTGTTCGACAAATATATGGAGGATGAGCGTTTCAATTATGTGTATCAGAAAAAAGCGAGCATGATGGATAGGCTGAACGATGCCGGAAACGTAGACGTCTGGGTGTTCGACAAATCGACAACAAGCCTGGGACGTCAAATGCTCACGTTGAATTCGGCCGACAAATCGCTGGACGAAAGTTTTACCCGGGAAGTGGAAAACGCGCTCAAAGCCGATAAATACGAACAGGTTTCGATCGTAAGAAACGGGAAAAACAGGGTGGAAACGTATGAGAAAAATACCGATAAAGGGATAGCAAAAGTCAGTTTTATAAAAAATCCCGGCAACATTATGGTTACATTGAATGTATACGCTCCCAGAAAATAA
- a CDS encoding RNA polymerase sigma factor, whose protein sequence is MNAQQFQHQILCYSDKLYRMARSVLKDESLSQDAYQELMMRLWEKRGQLEIIENQQAFVLTSMRNLCIDWLRKQQPNGEIPANATYPAPGPHQLTEEADTVNTISRMIDLLPEMQRTIVRMKDVEEMEVKEIAEIMSITENAVTVNLSRARKKLREMILTHQQQEKLLYEQHR, encoded by the coding sequence ATGAACGCTCAGCAATTTCAACATCAAATCCTGTGCTATTCCGATAAGCTGTATCGCATGGCACGCTCGGTATTAAAAGACGAAAGCCTGTCGCAGGATGCCTATCAGGAATTGATGATGCGGTTGTGGGAAAAGCGCGGGCAGTTGGAAATAATCGAAAACCAGCAGGCCTTTGTGCTGACATCGATGCGAAACTTGTGCATTGATTGGCTGCGAAAACAACAACCCAACGGGGAAATTCCTGCTAACGCGACATACCCTGCACCCGGTCCGCATCAGCTTACGGAGGAGGCCGATACGGTAAACACCATCAGCAGGATGATTGACTTGCTACCCGAGATGCAACGAACCATTGTCCGGATGAAAGACGTGGAGGAGATGGAGGTTAAGGAAATTGCCGAAATCATGTCGATAACGGAGAATGCCGTTACCGTAAACCTGTCGCGAGCCCGAAAAAAACTCCGCGAAATGATTCTGACTCATCAACAACAGGAGAAACTGCTTTATGAACAACATAGATAA
- a CDS encoding TIGR01212 family radical SAM protein (This family includes YhcC from E. coli K-12, an uncharacterized radical SAM protein.), producing MQPTKPYRDFSEFLTQRFPFKVQKISINAGFTCPNRDGSKGRGGCTYCNNQSFSPGYGKPTKSISEQLADGINFFSHKYPEMKYLAYFQSYTNTYDSIQKLIEMYEEALAYPDVVGIIIGTRPDCMPDELLDYFAELNKKTFVLIEYGVESTLNKTLERVNRQHTWEESVEAITRTAEREVPVGVHLILGLPGETDEDILSHAVEISKLPLTTVKLHQLQIIRGTAMAKEFRLLPESFHLFGLEEYVDLCVDFAERLNPDFYIERFASQSPKSLLIAPDWGLKNYELTEKVKKRFKGKNTFQGKLHSHKNHYK from the coding sequence ATGCAACCAACCAAACCCTACCGCGATTTTTCAGAATTTCTCACGCAGAGATTTCCCTTTAAAGTTCAAAAGATTTCCATCAATGCCGGCTTTACGTGCCCCAACAGAGATGGAAGCAAGGGCCGCGGAGGATGTACCTACTGCAACAACCAAAGCTTCAGTCCGGGGTATGGCAAACCGACAAAAAGCATATCGGAACAGTTGGCTGACGGCATTAACTTCTTTTCGCACAAGTATCCCGAAATGAAATACCTGGCATATTTTCAATCGTACACCAACACATACGACAGCATACAAAAACTCATCGAGATGTACGAAGAAGCGCTTGCCTATCCTGATGTTGTGGGCATCATCATAGGCACCCGGCCCGATTGCATGCCGGATGAGTTGCTGGATTATTTTGCAGAGCTCAACAAAAAAACGTTCGTTTTAATCGAATATGGAGTAGAAAGTACATTAAATAAAACGCTGGAGCGTGTAAACCGTCAACACACCTGGGAGGAATCTGTTGAAGCCATTACAAGAACAGCAGAAAGGGAAGTTCCAGTAGGTGTACATTTAATTCTGGGGTTACCGGGAGAAACAGATGAAGACATTCTAAGTCACGCCGTAGAAATCTCAAAATTACCGCTAACAACCGTAAAACTCCACCAGTTACAAATTATTAGAGGGACGGCTATGGCCAAAGAGTTCAGGTTGCTTCCAGAGTCGTTTCACCTTTTCGGACTTGAAGAGTATGTGGATTTATGCGTTGATTTCGCAGAACGGCTGAATCCCGATTTTTATATTGAACGATTTGCGTCCCAATCACCAAAATCACTGCTTATTGCACCTGATTGGGGATTGAAAAATTATGAGTTGACAGAAAAAGTAAAGAAACGATTTAAGGGGAAAAATACGTTTCAGGGAAAACTCCACTCCCATAAGAATCACTACAAGTAG
- a CDS encoding ABC transporter ATP-binding protein gives MRELIIESLSKKYGDVRVLENLNLRYRSGTINGIIGKNGAGKSTLFNCIARNTPYRGKIERKNIESIGMLSANPYMFPRITGYEFIRFCLSAKNRRENRQKMLQLNRLFELPLDKYAENYSTGMLKKLHLLALFLQENDLLLLDEPFNGLDIQSSAYLSEILKQMKHSDSLILVSSHDISHLLRISGTLTTLENGSAYFRTESLSDIEKEFQREAEERVKNLFSIT, from the coding sequence TCCGGGTGTTGGAAAACCTGAATCTTCGCTACCGCTCCGGCACGATAAACGGCATCATCGGGAAAAACGGCGCGGGGAAAAGCACGCTTTTCAACTGCATTGCCCGCAATACTCCGTACCGCGGGAAAATTGAACGGAAAAACATCGAATCCATCGGTATGTTATCCGCCAACCCCTACATGTTCCCGCGCATCACCGGATACGAATTTATCCGCTTTTGTCTGTCGGCAAAAAACCGCAGGGAAAACAGGCAAAAGATGCTGCAACTGAACCGACTGTTTGAACTTCCGCTCGATAAATACGCCGAAAACTATTCCACCGGAATGCTCAAAAAGCTGCACCTGCTGGCGCTCTTTCTTCAGGAAAACGATTTGCTGCTGTTGGATGAACCTTTCAACGGACTGGATATTCAATCATCGGCATATTTATCTGAGATTTTAAAACAGATGAAACATTCCGATTCGCTAATTCTTGTTTCTTCGCACGACATCTCGCATCTTCTGAGAATTTCCGGCACCCTCACTACCCTGGAAAACGGAAGCGCTTATTTCAGAACCGAATCGCTATCGGATATCGAAAAAGAGTTTCAACGGGAAGCCGAAGAAAGAGTAAAAAACTTGTTCTCCATAACTTAG
- a CDS encoding Plug domain-containing protein, with protein sequence MHFRKSFSLQKSGILFLFLYLIIPISAIEKDSLRHYNLDTLVVSTFKHENNKLMRPMAASVVTSQLMERQQISEMKGFTGIIPNFMIIDRDTRLTSSVFIRGVGALINTPGVAMYVDGIPHFEKSSFDINSFSFPLSRHPSSTSLRELRRNFRYAFSSRQSERQIRPQHCRKLQLLRRSHHKCSYGEKGQLSRFSFCKYTL encoded by the coding sequence ATGCACTTTAGAAAATCGTTTTCACTACAAAAAAGCGGTATTTTATTCCTTTTTCTTTACCTTATCATTCCAATTTCTGCTATTGAAAAAGACTCCCTACGACATTACAACTTAGATACGTTGGTGGTTTCCACATTCAAGCATGAAAACAACAAACTCATGAGGCCAATGGCGGCAAGCGTGGTTACCTCACAACTTATGGAGCGGCAACAGATCAGCGAAATGAAAGGTTTTACCGGAATTATTCCCAACTTTATGATCATCGACCGCGACACACGCCTCACCTCCTCGGTTTTCATCAGAGGTGTTGGTGCGCTTATAAACACTCCCGGCGTAGCGATGTATGTTGATGGAATTCCACATTTTGAAAAATCATCGTTCGATATCAACTCGTTCTCCTTTCCGCTATCAAGGCACCCGTCTTCAACTTCGCTACGGGAGTTACGACGAAACTTCCGTTACGCTTTCTCATCTCGGCAAAGCGAACGACAAATTCGCCCACAGCATTGCCGGAAACTACAATTACTACGGCGGTCACATCACAAATGTTCATACGGGGAAAAAGGCCAATTATCTAGGTTCAGCTTCTGTAAATACACGCTTTGA